ACTGCAGCGCGGACAGAGAAGCGGATGATCCTTGACTCTGTGAGACTCAAGAATGCATGAAACAGGCATATCAGAGGAAGAACTCTTTTCCTTCCTCTCTTTGAAGAAGAGAGAGGATTCCAATTATCACCATGTACTCAGCTCGATGTGCACGGTCCCCCATCCGGTAGCGGTGCGTGCGCACCAGATGTTTATCGAGGCAAACCTCGGCGACCCGGGCTTATTCAAGGGGACGGCTTCCATCGAGGAACTCCTGGTGGAACGTATCGGCGCTCTCTTCCACCACGCCGGTGCCGGGGGTTATGCGACCTCGGGGGGGACCGAGTCGAACCTCCAGGCCCTCAGGATCTATGCAAAGATGAAGGAGTCGCGCCGCCCGAATGTGATCGTCCCCGAGTCGGCGCATTTCTCCTTTGAGAAGGCCTGCGACATCCTCCACCTCGAGATGCGGACCGTGCCCTGCGACGAGACCTTCCGGATGAACACCGCCGCCATGCAGGAACGTATCGACGGGAACACCTGCTGCATCGTCGGGATCGCCGGGACGACCGAATACGGCGTCGTCGACCCGATCCCGGAGATCGCGGGCATCGCCCATGATAAGGGCGTTCCCCTCCATGTGGACGCGGCCTTCGGCGGCCTTGTCATCCCCTTCCTGAAGAATCCCATGCCCTTCGACTTCGCCCTTCCGGGCGTAGCGAGCATCGCCGTCGACCCTCACAAGATGGGGATGAGCACGATCCCGTGCGGCTGCCTTGTCGTCAGGGACCCTGCATGGTTCAACCTCCTCAACGTGGAGACGCCCTACCTTACCGTGAAGCAGGAGTGCACCCTTGCCGGGACGCGTTCGGGCGGTGCAGTCGTCGGGGCCTTCGCCGTCCTCGAGTACCTCGGCATGAGCGGCATGAAGGCGGTCGTCGAGGGGTGCATGAAGAACACCACGCGGCTCATCGAGGGGATGGAGACCCTCGGATACCGGCG
This Methanofollis sp. DNA region includes the following protein-coding sequences:
- the mfnA gene encoding tyrosine decarboxylase MfnA → MHETGISEEELFSFLSLKKREDSNYHHVLSSMCTVPHPVAVRAHQMFIEANLGDPGLFKGTASIEELLVERIGALFHHAGAGGYATSGGTESNLQALRIYAKMKESRRPNVIVPESAHFSFEKACDILHLEMRTVPCDETFRMNTAAMQERIDGNTCCIVGIAGTTEYGVVDPIPEIAGIAHDKGVPLHVDAAFGGLVIPFLKNPMPFDFALPGVASIAVDPHKMGMSTIPCGCLVVRDPAWFNLLNVETPYLTVKQECTLAGTRSGGAVVGAFAVLEYLGMSGMKAVVEGCMKNTTRLIEGMETLGYRRAVTPDLNVATFEACAVPPGWRVSWTRRGHMRTVMMPHVHRDVIEEFLRDVGEMDA